One Haloarchaeobius amylolyticus genomic window, CCGGACGCCGTGCCCCCGGCGAAGATGAGCGACTTGTGGTTCTCGATGCAGAGCCAGAGGAACGCCATCTCGTCCAGCGAGAACGTGTTCCAGTTGATGAGGTCGATGGGCGTGAACGGGACGTCCTTGAACTGACGGATAGTGTAGTTGGTCCCGTGGTCGGACACCTCCTTCCCGAGGGTCAACTGGGCACGGGAGCCGTCCGGGAGGGTCGCGTCGACCTGTGGACGACGCTTCGAGATGCCCTTCCCGGAACGCTGGGCGAGTTTCACGACGAAGTCGTCGAGTTCGCGCTTCCCGTGGTAGATGTTGGAGATGATCTGCTCGTAGCCGGAGTGGTAGACGAACACCGGCGAGTTGTACCCGTCACACGAGATGTCCTCCACGTTGATGTCGTGCTTGATGGGGTCGATCCGTTCGTACCCGATGAAGTTCCGTTTCAGGTAGTACAGGAGTTTCTCGACCTGGTACTCGTTGAGCTGGTCGGCGTCGTCGTCGATGACGGCCGGCTCCGGCCGGGCCTCGATGCCGTCGAGCTGGACCTCCTCGGGTTCGGCCTCCTCGGCCTCGTCGTCGTCGCCGTCGCCGGTGTCGAACAGGTCGCGGATCTGCTCGACGATGCCCTTGTCGCTGCCACCCGACCGGTCGACCTTCTTGAACAGGTCGTACCGGCGGAGCAGTCGCTTCGTCTCGCGGTCGATGACCGCCCGGCGGGCGTCCTCGTCGCCCTCGACCGTGATCTCGTCCTCGGAGTACTTGATCGCGGTCCGGAGCTTGCCGGACATGAACTCCTGGAGGTCGTCCTCGATCTGGTTGCGGTAGGGTTCGACCGCGTAGTACTTCTTCTCGTTCTCCTTCTCGGAGTGGAAGACGATGACGAAGGCGTAGGGTTTGTTGACCCAGTATCGCTCGACCTCGCGGAAGTGGAGCTTCTTCTCCATCGGGACCGCCTTCTCGAGGTCGTAGCGGTTCGCGACGGTCGTGTTCCCGGCGTCGGTCGAGAAGAAATCGTCCTCCTCCTCGTGGGTGATGTTGACCGTCCGGTCGTCGACGATGCTCTTGAGCTCCTGAGCGAAGTCGTCGCCCTGGCTCAGGATGCCCTCGACCTCCTCGGGTTCGAAGCCGAGGTACTCGGATTCGTCGAGTTCGACCTTGTTCCCGTCGCTGTCGTGGGGGATCGAGCCGTCGTCCTCGTAGTGGTACTGCCACTTGAAGTGCTCCCAGGTCCACTCGTCCTTGACGACCGGGGTCGTCTCGGGGTCGCAGTACTCCGAGAAGTGCTGCCAGACCCACTTCCCGTTCGAGGCCGCCTGGTCCGTGATGACGTCGGCGAGCTCGTCGGGGTGGAATCCCAGGTACACCTCGGGGTCGAAGTCGACGCGGTCCCAGTCGTCACCGTGTGGTGCCGTCTGTACCTCGCCCTCGCTGTTGCCGAGGCCCAGTCGCTGTGAGTCGTCGGTCGTCTGTCGGGTAACACCAGAATAGAGCGTGGAGACGTCGTCCTCGTACCCGAACTCCTCCATGAATTCCCGCCAGGTATAGTCGCCCACTCTGGTGTCGGAGCCCGTCGTCGGCCCGTCGGGCGGGCTCTCTTCCGACAGGGAGGCCGAATCGTCAGTCCCCTCGAACTGGTTCGACTCGGTTCCGTCGGCGTCGTTAACAGCCATTGACTACCCCTTTTCCTCGGCAGTCAAAAAACCTTCCACAGATTATCACCTATGAGAATCAGAAGATAACCAGTCACTGGTCTGAGTAATGTGGCGTTAGAACCGGAGCCGTCCATGGATTTTCTGACGATACACGTCGGTCACACACAACCTGATTTCGTTACAGAACTGGTTAAATCATATCCCTCTAACACGAATCTCGGGTCGGATAGGTAGAATTAAACAGGGTTCTCACGCCGGGCTCGCGGCCAAAAACGCTTTACTGCTCGACTTTCACCTCGCTCCACTGAAACCCACCTCGAGGCACCCCGGATTCCGTCGCCCTCTGGGGGCGAGAATCCCCCACGACTCCGGGGCCGATACGGTCGTCGTGTTACCATTCGTGATTTTCCGGTTCGCTGGAACGCACTCACGTGCGCAGTGTATACCGGAGGCGTGCTTCGTGTTACACCCCGCCCGATTCGCTATCCTTGCCCCATGCATCTGGACAGTATCTGGGCAGGGCAGAACCCGACCGGGCCGAGAGCTGCCCCCTGCGCTGCACGCGGCTTTTCGAGTTCGACCCCGCGCCCACAAGTCACTCTGTCCGTGAAGGAGTGGTTTGGTCCCAACGTCTCCTCGTCACGAAACAGGGCGTGACGGGGGTCCCGGGAGCCCGCGACCGGGACCCAGGAACGCCCGTGAAGGAGTGAAACGACTGAACGGGCGTGACGGGGTTCGAACCCGCGATCAGGGGGTTAGGAACCTCCTGCCCTATCCACTAGGCCACACGCCCACGCCGGCGAAAAACGAGTCGCGGAAGTCCCCGCGGATCAGTTCGAGTCGGACGTCGACTCGGTGTCGGAGACCGTGTCGGTGTCAGAGACCGTCTCCGTCTCGGAGACCGTCTCCGTGGTGGTGTCGGCGGAGCTGTCGAGGGACGTGTCGACGTCGGCCGTCGCGCCGTCGCGCATCTCCTGCAGTTCCTGTTCGACTTCTTCCCGCCCTTTCTGGAATTCGCCCATCGCCTCACCGGTCGAGCGTGCGATCTTCGGGATCTTGTTCGCACCGAAGAGCAGCACGACGATGAGGAAGATGACGATCATCTCGGGACCGCCGAGGCCGCCTCCGATGAACAGTGGTGTGATTTCGAGTGCCATCTCTATGCGTGGCTTACCCGCTGGCAATTATAACCTTTTTGCTCGTCCGTGTCACACCGACCCAGCGGAACGTGGTTCCTCGCCGGATTCCGGCCTGCTCGTCCCGTAGCGCAACCCACTTGTCGGTGGTATTCCAATCCGCACCTGTCATGGTAGACGTAGGCGACGACGCTCCCGACTTCACCGCACCGCTCGCAAACGGCGACGTTGACTCCTTCACGCTCTCGGAGCACCTCGACGAGGCGCCGCTCGTGCTGGCGTTCTTCCCCGGCGCGTTCACCGGCGTCTGCACGACGGAGATGTGCACGTTCCAGGACCAGCTCGCCGGCTTCGAGGACGTCGGCGCCACGGTCTACGGCGTCTCCGTCGACTCGCCGTTCTCGCTGAACGAGTTCCGTGAGAAGAACGGGCTCGAGTTCGGGCTCGTCAGCGACTTCAACAAGGAGATCATCGACGACTACGGCGTCCGCATGGACTTCGAGGATCTCGGCGTCTACGGCGTCGCCAAGCGCTCCGTCTTCGTCGTGAACGAGGACGGCGAGGTCACGTGGTCCTGGGTCAGCGACGACCCCGGCGTCGAGCCGGACTACGAGGCCGTCAAGGAAGCCGCCGCCGCAGCCGAGTAAATCGACCCACGCGAAGGCTTTTTTAGCCAGCCGGCGACGGTTCGTGTATGAGCGATACCGACGAGTCCGGCGTCGAAGGCCGTGTGTACTCGCCCGGGGACGAGCACGCCTTCGCCGACGAGAAGCTGAACAAGGTCCTCGAGTTCGTCGAGAACGACCCCGAGATCCAGACGTATCTCGACGCCCAGAACGTCAACGCCGTCACGCGCAAGGGCTACAACGACCACGGCTCGAAACACATCTCTATCGTCCGCAACCGTGCGCTCTGCCTGTACGACCTGCTGAAGCGCGCCGGCATCGACTTCAACGGGGCGCGCGACCAGGGTCTCGCCGAGGAGGACGAACCCGTCATCGTCGCGCTCGCGGCCACGCTACACGACATCGGGCACATCGTCCACCG contains:
- a CDS encoding redoxin domain-containing protein — protein: MVDVGDDAPDFTAPLANGDVDSFTLSEHLDEAPLVLAFFPGAFTGVCTTEMCTFQDQLAGFEDVGATVYGVSVDSPFSLNEFREKNGLEFGLVSDFNKEIIDDYGVRMDFEDLGVYGVAKRSVFVVNEDGEVTWSWVSDDPGVEPDYEAVKEAAAAAE
- a CDS encoding twin-arginine translocase TatA/TatE family subunit, encoding MALEITPLFIGGGLGGPEMIVIFLIVVLLFGANKIPKIARSTGEAMGEFQKGREEVEQELQEMRDGATADVDTSLDSSADTTTETVSETETVSDTDTVSDTESTSDSN